One genomic region from Prevotella sp. Rep29 encodes:
- the xseA gene encoding exodeoxyribonuclease VII large subunit, translating into MNRALSLFELNSLVREAIEEYVTDEYWVEAELASAHESGGHCYMELIQKEDGSNTPIARASARCWRSTWALLKPHFERETGQTLRGGLKVLLQVYPQFHENFGFSWIVTDIDPTYTLGDMARRRQEIIRRLKEEGVFDLNKELELPLFAQRIAVISSDSAAGYGDFCKQLSENKQGFKFAVELFSAVMQGEQVEQTVIAALNEINERREDFDCVVIIRGGGSTSDLSGFDTLALAENVANFPLPVITGIGHDRDESVLDMVSHTRVKTPTAAAAFLIEHLQDVYSLIVEAEDDVIRCVTDRLQKERLRIDRLIELLPKQLAAFLTAQHARLGRLVELLPRQTAACLTSQRGNLDLLAATMRGVLERRMLQENHRMELLEHRVDAVNPEKLLQRGYSITRSNGRVVRSPEQLKAGDEIETTMEKGTIKSVVTKS; encoded by the coding sequence ATGAATCGTGCGCTTTCTCTTTTTGAACTGAACTCATTGGTGCGCGAAGCCATTGAGGAGTATGTGACCGACGAATACTGGGTGGAGGCTGAACTGGCATCTGCACATGAATCGGGTGGACACTGCTACATGGAGTTGATTCAGAAAGAGGACGGTTCGAATACACCGATTGCCCGTGCTTCGGCACGGTGCTGGCGCTCTACATGGGCATTGTTGAAGCCCCATTTTGAGCGTGAGACGGGGCAGACATTACGAGGCGGACTGAAAGTTCTCCTGCAAGTGTATCCCCAGTTTCACGAGAATTTCGGGTTTTCGTGGATTGTGACGGATATTGACCCGACCTACACGCTCGGAGATATGGCGCGTCGTCGGCAGGAAATCATCCGTCGGTTGAAAGAAGAAGGGGTGTTCGACCTCAACAAAGAGCTTGAATTGCCACTTTTTGCACAGCGCATTGCCGTGATATCCAGCGATTCGGCAGCAGGATACGGCGACTTTTGCAAGCAATTGTCGGAAAATAAACAAGGTTTCAAGTTTGCCGTGGAACTATTCTCTGCCGTGATGCAGGGCGAACAGGTGGAGCAGACGGTCATCGCCGCCCTCAATGAAATCAATGAAAGGAGAGAGGATTTCGACTGCGTCGTGATTATCCGAGGTGGCGGTTCCACCAGCGACTTGAGCGGCTTCGATACACTCGCCCTGGCAGAGAATGTTGCCAACTTCCCTTTGCCGGTCATTACGGGTATCGGTCACGACAGGGACGAGAGCGTGCTGGACATGGTTTCCCACACACGAGTGAAGACCCCGACAGCAGCGGCAGCCTTCCTGATAGAACATCTTCAGGATGTGTACAGCCTTATTGTGGAAGCAGAAGATGATGTTATCCGTTGCGTGACCGACCGTCTGCAGAAAGAACGTCTGCGCATAGACCGGCTCATAGAGCTGCTTCCCAAGCAGTTGGCTGCATTCCTGACTGCCCAGCATGCCCGTCTCGGGCGACTCGTCGAGTTGCTCCCCAGGCAGACTGCTGCATGTCTGACCAGTCAGCGCGGCAATCTCGACCTCCTTGCAGCCACTATGCGCGGTGTGCTTGAACGCAGGATGCTGCAAGAGAACCATCGCATGGAGTTGTTGGAACATCGGGTGGATGCCGTGAATCCGGAGAAACTCTTGCAGAGAGGTTATTCCATTACGCGGAGTAACGGGCGTGTCGTGCGAAGTCCGGAACAGTTGAAAGCAGGCGATGAGATAGAGACAACGATGGAAAAAGGAACCATCAAATCAGTAGTAACGAAATCTTAA
- a CDS encoding S8 family serine peptidase: MKKAIVFLFVLCLGTVAHAQSAEKRVKVAIPGGKHYLYRLTLTDKKGTPFSVKKPQAFLSQRAIDRRKRQHISVTESDLPVSPKYVKKIAATGAGIVGTSKWNNTVVVSVKDTLQAEELKQLSFVSDVKKIWASPDSMRAQKREYVVPELKRAEKTPESVYGVGEKSIDIINGKPLHEAGFRGKGMVIAILDGGFMNADKVEGFKNTTILGSCDCGYPRVESIFAEGDHGTKVLSCMGTNLPDMFIGTAPEASYWLIRSEVGFYESLCEEDFWAMAVEFADSVGADVINSSLGYVGYDDKSMNHKYRDLNGKTALISRTASMLADKGMVLANSAGNSGASTWKKINFPSDADHILTVGALTPMKKNATFSSVGNTADGRVKPDVMSLGNPAAVISGRGIITTASGTSFASPVLCGMVACLWQALPDKTAHEIIDIIRRSADNYETPDNIFGYGIPDFWKAYEQNKK, translated from the coding sequence ATGAAAAAAGCCATCGTATTTTTGTTTGTTCTCTGTTTGGGAACCGTAGCGCATGCCCAATCGGCAGAAAAACGAGTGAAAGTAGCCATCCCCGGTGGGAAGCATTATCTCTATCGTTTAACCCTGACGGATAAGAAAGGCACTCCGTTCAGTGTGAAGAAGCCACAGGCATTTCTCTCCCAGCGTGCCATCGACCGCCGTAAGCGTCAGCATATCTCGGTGACCGAGAGCGACCTGCCCGTATCGCCGAAATATGTGAAGAAGATTGCTGCCACAGGTGCGGGGATTGTGGGCACGAGCAAGTGGAACAATACGGTCGTGGTCAGCGTGAAAGACACGTTGCAGGCAGAGGAACTGAAGCAGTTGTCGTTTGTGTCGGACGTGAAGAAAATCTGGGCATCGCCCGATTCGATGCGTGCGCAGAAGCGTGAATATGTCGTTCCTGAGTTGAAACGTGCCGAGAAGACACCGGAAAGCGTCTATGGAGTAGGCGAGAAGTCCATTGATATCATCAACGGTAAGCCCCTCCATGAAGCAGGTTTCAGAGGCAAAGGAATGGTGATTGCCATTCTCGACGGCGGCTTTATGAATGCCGATAAGGTGGAAGGTTTCAAAAATACGACGATTTTAGGTTCGTGCGATTGTGGTTATCCGCGTGTGGAATCAATCTTTGCAGAGGGAGACCATGGCACGAAAGTGTTGTCGTGCATGGGCACCAACCTTCCCGATATGTTTATCGGCACAGCACCCGAGGCATCCTATTGGCTTATCCGCAGCGAAGTAGGCTTTTACGAGAGTCTGTGCGAGGAAGATTTCTGGGCGATGGCAGTGGAGTTTGCCGACTCGGTGGGAGCCGATGTCATCAATTCGTCACTCGGATATGTGGGGTATGACGACAAGTCGATGAACCACAAATACCGTGACCTCAACGGAAAGACAGCCCTCATCTCGCGGACGGCATCGATGCTTGCCGACAAAGGGATGGTCTTGGCAAACAGTGCAGGAAACTCGGGAGCGAGCACATGGAAAAAGATTAACTTCCCGTCAGACGCAGACCATATCTTGACGGTTGGCGCACTGACACCGATGAAGAAGAATGCCACGTTCAGTTCCGTAGGCAATACGGCTGACGGACGTGTGAAACCCGATGTGATGTCGCTTGGCAATCCCGCAGCCGTCATCAGCGGACGAGGCATCATCACCACTGCCAGCGGCACTTCTTTTGCTTCGCCCGTGCTCTGCGGAATGGTGGCTTGCCTCTGGCAGGCACTGCCCGACAAGACGGCGCACGAGATAATCGACATCATCCGTCGGAGTGCCGACAACTATGAGACGCCCGACAATATCTTCGGATATGGAATTCCCGACTTCTGGAAGGCATACGAACAGAATAAGAAATAA
- the trmB gene encoding tRNA (guanosine(46)-N7)-methyltransferase TrmB, which translates to MGKGKLQKFAEMETFRNVFQYPYAVIENTPFPLKGRWREEYFHNDHPVVLELGCGKGEYTVGLARLFPDMNFIGVDIKGARMHKGAKEALDEGLENVAFLRTNIEFIDRFFSEGEVQEIWLTFSDPQMKNPRKRLSSTYFMERYRRFLTDNGLIHLKTDSDFLFTYTQLMAEKNQLPIEVSTKDLYHDTPATIVGSPLLTIQTYYEQQWISRGLNIKYMRFRLPHVGRLEESDVEIPLDDYRSYKRTKRSSLDVAK; encoded by the coding sequence ATGGGTAAAGGAAAACTGCAGAAATTCGCTGAGATGGAGACGTTCAGAAACGTCTTTCAGTATCCCTATGCGGTCATTGAGAACACTCCCTTCCCGCTGAAAGGACGATGGCGGGAAGAATATTTCCATAATGACCATCCTGTCGTCCTTGAATTAGGATGCGGAAAGGGCGAATACACGGTGGGACTGGCACGCCTCTTTCCCGATATGAACTTCATCGGGGTTGACATCAAGGGAGCCCGCATGCACAAAGGTGCAAAAGAAGCTTTGGATGAAGGGCTGGAAAATGTGGCGTTCCTCCGCACGAACATCGAATTTATCGACCGCTTCTTCAGCGAGGGGGAGGTGCAGGAAATCTGGCTGACATTCAGTGACCCGCAGATGAAGAATCCCCGCAAACGCCTGTCCAGCACCTACTTCATGGAAAGATACCGCCGTTTCCTGACAGACAACGGTCTGATTCACCTGAAGACCGACAGCGATTTCCTGTTCACCTATACGCAGCTGATGGCAGAAAAGAACCAACTGCCCATCGAAGTCAGCACGAAAGATTTGTATCACGATACGCCGGCAACAATCGTCGGCTCGCCCTTGCTCACCATCCAGACCTACTATGAGCAGCAATGGATTTCGCGAGGGCTGAACATCAAGTACATGCGTTTCCGTTTGCCGCATGTGGGGCGGCTGGAAGAGAGCGACGTGGAGATTCCGCTCGACGATTATCGGAGTTATAAGCGAACGAAACGCAGTTCGTTGGATGTCGCAAAATAG
- a CDS encoding branched-chain amino acid aminotransferase — MKNLDWANLPFGYVQADYNVRCYYRNGKWGEIEVSSDPNINMSIAATCLHYGQEGFEGLKAYRGKDGKVRLFRVDANAERLQQTARGLLMAEVPTELFAEMCKKVVLLNEDWIPPYETGATLYLRPLLIGTGAQVGVKSADEFCFLIFVTPVGPYFKGGFKCNPYVITRQYDRAAPLGTGRYKVGGNYAASMLASKFAHDKGYAAEFYLDAKEKKYMDECGAANFFGIKDNTYITPKSDSILPSITNRSLMQLAEDLGMKVERRPIPEEELSTFEEAGACGTAAVISPISYIDDLENDHRYTISKTGEPGPISKKLYDLLRGIQYGTEEDKHGWTTVIKE, encoded by the coding sequence ATGAAAAACTTAGATTGGGCTAATCTGCCGTTCGGCTATGTGCAGGCAGATTACAACGTTCGTTGCTATTATCGCAACGGGAAGTGGGGAGAGATTGAAGTCAGCTCAGACCCGAACATCAACATGTCAATTGCAGCCACTTGTCTTCACTACGGACAGGAAGGTTTTGAAGGTTTGAAAGCCTATCGCGGAAAAGACGGGAAAGTGCGCCTGTTCCGTGTAGATGCCAATGCAGAGCGTCTGCAGCAGACAGCACGCGGACTCCTCATGGCAGAAGTTCCTACAGAGCTCTTCGCTGAGATGTGTAAGAAGGTTGTTCTGCTGAACGAAGACTGGATTCCTCCATACGAGACGGGAGCAACGCTCTATCTGCGTCCGCTGCTCATTGGTACGGGAGCTCAGGTGGGCGTGAAGTCTGCCGACGAATTCTGCTTCCTCATCTTCGTCACACCGGTAGGACCTTACTTCAAAGGCGGATTCAAGTGCAACCCATACGTCATCACCCGTCAGTATGACCGTGCGGCACCGTTGGGAACCGGACGTTACAAAGTGGGTGGAAACTACGCCGCTTCGATGCTCGCAAGCAAGTTTGCACACGATAAAGGCTATGCGGCAGAGTTCTATCTGGATGCGAAAGAGAAGAAATATATGGATGAGTGTGGTGCTGCCAACTTCTTTGGTATCAAAGACAATACATACATCACACCTAAGTCTGACTCCATTCTTCCGAGTATCACCAACCGCAGCTTGATGCAGTTGGCAGAGGACTTGGGCATGAAAGTGGAGCGTCGTCCGATTCCCGAAGAAGAACTGTCAACCTTCGAGGAGGCAGGCGCTTGCGGAACGGCAGCAGTCATCAGTCCGATATCCTATATCGACGATTTGGAGAACGACCACCGTTACACCATTTCGAAGACGGGAGAGCCCGGACCTATCTCCAAGAAGCTCTACGACCTGCTCCGTGGCATTCAGTACGGTACTGAAGAGGACAAGCACGGATGGACCACTGTGATTAAAGAGTAA
- the xseB gene encoding exodeoxyribonuclease VII small subunit, giving the protein MKQMKYEEAMRQLEDIVRKMENDELDIDSLAEQLKKAQELIKLCKDKLTKTDEEIRKLLEEQGK; this is encoded by the coding sequence ATGAAACAAATGAAATATGAGGAAGCCATGCGGCAATTGGAAGATATTGTCCGCAAGATGGAAAATGATGAGTTGGATATTGATTCGCTGGCAGAACAGTTGAAGAAAGCGCAGGAACTCATCAAGTTATGCAAGGATAAGCTGACAAAGACCGATGAGGAAATCAGGAAACTGCTCGAAGAACAGGGAAAATAG
- a CDS encoding OmpA family protein, producing MFQKSCKRYLYFILIMMLLASCGIDKNLRNGEKHLALGEYHEAANQFKQAYSKTPAKERDNRGIRAAKLAFCYDKINATQKAIAAYRNVIRYKKDDVQTHLRLGHQLLKNGNYKEAEKEFIFVLDSMPDDPLAKSGLLSARQAATWKEDGSRYTVKRMEVFNSRRADYSPMLLGNPADQLYFTSTRNDAMGDENSLITGAKAGDIFVSTKDDKGQWSRPQAVSGGLNSAYDEGACCFSTDNREMYLTQCKTDPASPRFAEIVVSNRADATWGKPTELKITGDTLSSYAHPAISPDGLWLYFTSDMPGGLGGLDIWRVRITPAGLGGVENLGPSINTTGDECFPTFRPNGDLYFSSNGHPGMGGLDIYIATPVKDVDEEGKVIIRYQLDHPGYPLNSSADDFGMTFDGPYNRGFFCSNRNDGRGWEHIYSFENPEVIQTIKGWVYELEGYELPAAQVYIVGNDGTNTKLSVRSDGSFLYTVKPGVDYILLASCRGYLNHQQQLHVNTAEESEEYVLQFPLANIGVPVLIDNIFYDFDKATLRPESTEALDQLVKLLNENPNITIELAAHCDYKGSEQYNLRLSQRRAESVVQYLIRKGIAPERLTPKGYGKERPKTIRKKQASRYPWLKEGDILTQEYISNLDADKQEIANQINRRTEFSVLRTTYGLFDKDGKLKNPPKPKTKQKENLEEEDIYFDF from the coding sequence ATGTTTCAAAAGAGCTGCAAACGGTATTTGTATTTCATACTCATCATGATGCTTCTCGCCTCCTGCGGAATAGACAAAAACCTCAGGAACGGAGAGAAACATCTGGCACTCGGCGAATACCACGAGGCAGCCAACCAGTTCAAACAGGCATACTCAAAGACTCCTGCCAAGGAGCGCGACAACCGGGGCATACGAGCCGCCAAACTGGCGTTCTGCTACGACAAAATCAATGCCACGCAAAAAGCCATCGCAGCCTATCGCAACGTCATCCGATATAAAAAGGACGATGTGCAAACACACCTGCGGCTCGGTCACCAACTACTGAAAAACGGCAACTACAAAGAGGCTGAGAAAGAGTTCATCTTCGTGCTCGACTCCATGCCCGACGACCCATTGGCTAAAAGCGGACTGCTGTCTGCACGGCAGGCTGCCACATGGAAAGAGGATGGCTCACGCTATACGGTCAAACGGATGGAGGTGTTCAACTCCCGACGGGCAGACTACTCACCCATGCTCTTAGGCAATCCCGCCGACCAACTCTATTTCACCTCCACACGCAACGATGCCATGGGCGATGAAAACAGCCTCATCACCGGAGCAAAAGCCGGTGACATCTTCGTCTCCACAAAAGACGACAAAGGGCAGTGGAGCAGACCGCAGGCAGTGTCTGGCGGACTGAACTCCGCCTACGACGAGGGGGCATGCTGCTTCTCTACCGACAACCGCGAGATGTATCTCACACAATGCAAGACGGATCCCGCATCGCCACGCTTCGCAGAAATCGTCGTATCCAACCGCGCAGATGCCACATGGGGCAAGCCGACCGAACTCAAAATCACCGGCGACACGCTCTCCAGCTACGCACACCCCGCCATATCGCCCGACGGACTATGGCTTTATTTCACCTCCGACATGCCGGGAGGACTGGGCGGACTCGACATCTGGCGGGTACGAATCACGCCTGCCGGACTCGGCGGCGTGGAGAACCTCGGACCATCCATCAACACAACCGGCGACGAATGTTTCCCGACGTTCCGCCCCAACGGCGACCTCTACTTCTCCAGCAACGGGCATCCCGGCATGGGCGGACTCGACATCTACATCGCAACGCCAGTGAAGGACGTTGACGAAGAAGGAAAAGTCATCATCCGCTACCAGCTGGACCACCCCGGATATCCGCTCAACTCCTCTGCCGACGATTTCGGAATGACGTTCGACGGACCGTACAACCGCGGATTCTTCTGCTCCAACCGCAACGACGGACGCGGATGGGAACACATCTATTCGTTTGAAAACCCCGAAGTCATACAGACCATCAAAGGGTGGGTCTATGAGCTGGAAGGCTACGAACTGCCCGCCGCACAGGTATATATCGTAGGAAACGACGGAACGAACACGAAACTCAGCGTGCGCAGCGACGGCTCGTTCCTATACACCGTCAAGCCCGGCGTTGACTACATCCTGCTCGCTTCCTGCCGCGGATATCTCAACCACCAACAGCAGCTCCACGTCAACACGGCTGAAGAGTCGGAGGAATACGTGCTGCAGTTCCCGCTTGCAAACATCGGCGTGCCCGTGCTCATCGACAACATCTTCTACGATTTCGACAAAGCGACACTGCGACCCGAATCCACAGAAGCACTCGACCAACTCGTCAAGCTGCTCAACGAGAATCCGAACATCACCATCGAACTGGCTGCCCATTGCGACTACAAGGGCTCCGAGCAATACAACCTGCGGCTGTCACAACGACGGGCAGAGAGCGTCGTGCAATACCTCATCAGAAAAGGCATCGCCCCGGAACGCCTCACACCGAAGGGCTACGGAAAGGAACGGCCAAAAACCATCCGCAAGAAGCAAGCCTCACGATACCCGTGGCTCAAAGAAGGCGACATCCTCACGCAGGAATACATCAGCAATCTGGATGCCGACAAGCAGGAGATAGCCAACCAAATCAACCGACGGACAGAATTCTCCGTCCTCAGAACGACCTACGGACTGTTCGACAAAGACGGTAAACTGAAAAACCCACCGAAACCCAAGACCAAACAAAAGGAAAACCTCGAAGAAGAAGACATCTACTTCGACTTTTGA
- a CDS encoding DNA topoisomerase 3: MIVCIAEKPSVAKDIARIIGANQSKDGYMEGNGFQVTWTFGHLCELKMPEDYAPQWKSWRQEYLPMIPPRFGIRLKDDKGVKKQFDVIQRLMSKAERIINCGDAGQEGELIQRWVMQKAGAKCPVSRLWISSMTDEAIREGFENLKDQQEYHQLYMAGLSRAIGDWLLGINATRLYTIKYGQPGHPLSIGRVQTPTLALIVKRQQEIEQFKPEPYWVLSTIYRDTTFTATKGRFTNKEEGEKSFELIKDKPFEITKVEKKNGKEAPPHLYDLTSLQVDCNRKFGMSAEVTLNTIQALYERKLTTYPRVDTQFLSEDVYAKCPAILNGLYQAKFAGEAPYAAFIKPLGAKKLPKSKKVFDNSKVTDHHAIIPTGVPPTALSDLERKVYDLIARRFISVFYPDCKFATTTVQGKVDKVEFKVTGKEILDPGWRALYQKTEKSDTEEENKDDEERTLPSFEKGESGPHQPTLTEKMTTPPKPYTEATLLRAMETAGKLVDNEELRAAMKENGIGRPSTRAAIIETLFRRHYIRKERKNLIATPTGIELIGTIRDELLKSPELTGIWEKKLRDIEHKKYDAAQFIDELKQQINDIVRQVLTDRNDKRITITTDEDLKKLKKVRRTTTKATAATAKKTEGAAPVEGTTCPVCKQGTVIKGKTAYGCSRWKEGCNYRVPFKS, encoded by the coding sequence ATGATTGTTTGTATTGCAGAAAAGCCCAGTGTGGCAAAAGATATTGCACGCATTATCGGAGCCAATCAGTCGAAAGACGGCTACATGGAGGGCAACGGCTTTCAGGTGACATGGACGTTCGGTCATCTCTGTGAACTGAAAATGCCCGAAGACTACGCTCCCCAATGGAAATCATGGCGACAGGAATACCTGCCGATGATTCCGCCGCGCTTCGGCATCAGACTCAAGGACGACAAGGGTGTGAAGAAGCAGTTTGACGTGATTCAACGACTGATGAGCAAAGCCGAGCGCATCATCAACTGCGGCGATGCCGGACAGGAGGGCGAACTCATCCAACGCTGGGTGATGCAAAAGGCTGGAGCGAAATGTCCCGTCAGCCGACTTTGGATATCATCGATGACCGACGAAGCCATACGCGAAGGATTTGAGAACCTGAAAGACCAACAGGAATATCACCAACTATACATGGCAGGACTCTCACGCGCTATCGGCGATTGGCTGCTCGGCATCAATGCCACGCGACTCTACACCATCAAATACGGGCAACCGGGACACCCGCTGAGCATCGGACGCGTGCAGACGCCGACGCTTGCACTCATCGTGAAACGGCAACAAGAAATAGAACAATTCAAACCGGAGCCCTACTGGGTGCTTTCCACTATATACCGCGACACCACCTTCACCGCAACAAAAGGACGATTCACCAACAAGGAAGAAGGCGAGAAATCGTTTGAACTCATCAAAGACAAACCGTTTGAAATCACGAAGGTGGAAAAGAAGAACGGCAAGGAAGCGCCACCCCACCTCTACGACCTCACATCGCTGCAGGTGGACTGCAACCGCAAGTTCGGAATGAGTGCCGAAGTAACCCTCAACACCATACAGGCGCTCTACGAACGGAAACTGACCACCTATCCGCGTGTCGATACACAGTTTCTCAGCGAAGACGTATATGCCAAGTGCCCCGCAATCCTCAACGGCTTGTACCAGGCGAAATTTGCCGGCGAAGCACCCTACGCAGCCTTCATCAAGCCCCTCGGTGCGAAGAAACTTCCGAAAAGCAAGAAGGTGTTCGACAACAGCAAGGTGACCGACCACCACGCCATCATCCCCACAGGCGTACCGCCGACTGCGCTATCTGACCTTGAGCGCAAAGTCTATGACCTCATAGCACGACGGTTCATCAGCGTGTTCTATCCCGATTGCAAATTCGCAACGACCACCGTACAGGGAAAAGTGGACAAGGTGGAGTTCAAGGTGACGGGAAAGGAAATACTCGACCCGGGATGGAGAGCACTCTATCAGAAAACAGAGAAAAGCGACACGGAGGAGGAGAACAAAGACGACGAGGAGCGCACGCTGCCATCATTCGAAAAGGGAGAGAGCGGACCGCATCAGCCGACACTCACCGAGAAGATGACCACACCGCCCAAACCCTACACCGAAGCGACACTGCTCAGGGCGATGGAAACGGCTGGAAAACTGGTGGACAACGAGGAGTTGCGCGCTGCCATGAAAGAGAACGGCATCGGACGGCCATCGACCCGGGCTGCCATCATCGAGACTCTCTTTCGCCGTCACTACATCCGAAAGGAACGCAAGAACCTCATCGCCACACCGACCGGCATCGAACTCATCGGAACCATACGCGACGAATTGCTCAAAAGCCCTGAACTGACGGGCATCTGGGAGAAGAAACTGCGTGACATTGAACATAAAAAGTATGATGCCGCACAGTTCATCGACGAACTCAAACAACAAATCAACGACATCGTCAGACAGGTGCTGACCGACAGAAACGACAAGCGCATCACCATCACGACCGACGAGGACTTGAAAAAACTGAAAAAAGTCCGACGCACGACGACGAAAGCCACTGCCGCCACAGCCAAAAAGACAGAAGGGGCTGCTCCCGTCGAGGGCACCACTTGTCCAGTGTGCAAGCAGGGAACCGTCATCAAAGGGAAGACAGCCTACGGATGCTCGCGGTGGAAAGAAGGCTGCAACTATCGGGTGCCGTTCAAGTCTTAG
- a CDS encoding lactate utilization protein, with amino-acid sequence MNQPKDIRNRKLAEQLIRHLEMRHFEAHYCPDTATMKEKVRALIPAGSSISWGGSMSIRDTGLTTELKASGEYQIYDREDAQTQEEKINIYRKSFECDFYLSSVNAISEDGVIVNIDGNGNRVAAITWGPKRVIFIVGMNKVARDVDAAWTRARSTAAPINAARFDINTPCQKDGICHSCHSPQSICNQVHFLRNSYPEKRHVVILVGEDLGY; translated from the coding sequence ATGAATCAACCAAAGGACATTCGCAACAGGAAGTTGGCGGAGCAACTTATCCGCCATCTTGAGATGCGCCATTTCGAGGCACACTATTGCCCGGACACGGCGACGATGAAAGAAAAAGTACGCGCACTGATACCTGCAGGGAGTTCCATTTCGTGGGGTGGTTCGATGAGTATCCGCGACACGGGTCTCACTACGGAACTGAAAGCGTCGGGAGAATATCAGATTTACGACCGTGAAGATGCGCAGACACAAGAGGAGAAAATCAACATCTATCGCAAGAGTTTCGAATGCGACTTCTACCTTTCCAGCGTGAATGCTATCAGCGAGGATGGCGTCATCGTCAACATCGACGGCAACGGCAACCGCGTGGCAGCCATCACATGGGGACCGAAGCGGGTGATTTTCATTGTCGGCATGAACAAGGTGGCAAGGGATGTTGACGCAGCATGGACACGTGCCCGCTCAACGGCTGCTCCCATCAATGCCGCACGGTTCGACATCAACACGCCTTGCCAGAAAGATGGCATTTGTCACAGCTGCCATTCGCCGCAAAGCATCTGCAACCAGGTGCACTTCCTACGCAACTCCTATCCCGAGAAACGCCACGTCGTCATCCTTGTGGGCGAGGACTTAGGGTATTGA